A single Heterodontus francisci isolate sHetFra1 chromosome 11, sHetFra1.hap1, whole genome shotgun sequence DNA region contains:
- the LOC137375179 gene encoding NLR family CARD domain-containing protein 3-like isoform X2: MAMGRNQMIGMTVKAETGSSIISPVIENSNVSSMPITINVDTICKSSQEGRYFRCLALPPSDPTGESCDQLIHYHKKILKEKLEYITDYTSTAGERVCLLERFTELWMTDGECNEFYHEHEVTEIELSSPRHSRSYFKSMKHKDIFRPIHEQRQPRVVITSGIAGIGKTIYVKKFLLDWAMTKAHQEYDFVFVFPFCELNLISEESMSLVQLVQQHYPHMRQLDETYPEASARSLFIFDGLDESRFSLEFENNCVCSDVSKPVPLRSLLTNLIKGNLLRSASIWITTRPSTMKQIPSCYVDRVTEIQGFRDEEKEEYFRRKCQDKQLTEKIITLVRKQSSLWMMCYVPAFCWILTTVLEHVFRSSCAEEFRGDTVTEVYTNFLVVMVTYHHQNRGHGKEKIETCQLLQSDQGAILNLGKLAFQYLRSQIFVFYEEDFKSFNIDISSICGGFCREYCIKYSALSHRRVYSFVHTTVQEYFAALYIFVSYHNEKRNMMTSNTFGRLWEIFSKPTFFQICKSACSEVVLSHTGHLDLFLQFLCGLGRRRIQTCLQGLLLTHIEEQKDDLQNIISYMKKLLQTDIPPERCINLFHCLNELNDKSVVKEINESLHRGVLSSKKLSLADYSALAFVLKMSDMDREEFDLSKYRTSPDGLKRLLPVVKFFEKIVLMGSVMDEEMIDSISALLLSSKNQVKELCLTNNALGDTGLKKLAAALMSSSCRLVTLLLCRNALTDQCGEDLISILRTNRILKELDLKYNQLKDTGVKQLCVALQDSDCEIETLGLWGNEFTHCCCEELVLALRTNQSLRSLDLGCNNIGDLGMKLLCTAIKHDGCKIEKLRLHQTGLTEGCCEDLTSTLRTSQRLTTLELGYNNLGDVGVQRLSTALKDPNCKLQTLGLYRNNLTSACCPDLADALTASSTLTELNLSSNNLQDSGLKSLFAALRNPHCTIQEIKCWSLLQEGFIEIT, encoded by the exons GTAGATATTTTCGCTGCTTGGCTTTGCCCCCATCTGACCCAACTG gagagtcatgtgatcaACTTATACACTATCATAAAAAGATCCTGAAGGAAAAACTGGAATATATTACAGATTACACATCTACTGCAGGGGAACGCGTCTGTCTTCTTGAGAGGTTCACTGAGCTTTGGATGACTGATGGTGAATGCAATGAGTTTTACCATGAGCACGAGGTAACAGAGATTGAATTATCCTCACCCAGACACAGCAGGTCATATTTTAAATCTATGAAGCACAAAGACATTTTTAGACCTATACACGAGCAACGGCAACCAAGAGTTGTTATTACCAGTGGGATCGCAGGGATCGGGAAGACGATCtatgtaaagaagttcctccttgaCTGGGCAATGACAAAAGCACACCAGGAGTATGATTTTGTGTTTGTCTTTCCATTCTGTGAGCTCAATCTAATTTCTGAGGAGAGCATGAGCCTTGTGCAGCTGGTACAGCAACATTACCCGCACATGAGGCAACTGGACGAGACTTACCCAGAGGCTTCTGCCCGCTCCCTGTTTATTTTTGATGGGCTGGATGAAAGTCGTTTTTCCTTGGAGTTTGAAAACAACTGTGTGTGTTCTGATGTAAGCAAGCCTGTGCCTCTCCGATCATTATTGACAAATCTCATCAAAGGCAACCTCCTTCGATCAGCATCTATTTGGATAACAACACGCCCATCAACAATGAAGCAAATCCCATCCTGCTACGTGGACAGAGTGACAGAAATACAGGGATTCCGAGATGAAGAAAAGGAAGAATATTTCAGGAGGAAATGCCAGGATAAACAACTGACAGAGAAAATCATAACACTGGTGAGGAAGCAAAGTAGCCTTTGGATGATGTGCTATGTGCCTGCTTTTTGCTGGATTCTCACCACTGTTTTGGAACATGTCTTCAGGTCATCGTGTGCTGAAGAATTTAGAGGTGACACAGTAACTGAGGTTTATACCAACTTTCTGGTTGTCATGGTGACATACCACCACCAGAACCGTGGTCATGGAAAGGAAAAGATTGAGACCTGCCAGTTACTGCAGTCAGATCAGGGGGCCATACTCAATCTGGGCAAGCTCGCATTCCAGTATCTGAGGTCTCAAATCTTTGTCTTTTATGAGGAGGATTTTAAATCTTTCAATATTGACATCTCATCTATCTGTGGTGGCTTCTGTAGAGAATATTGCATCAAGTACTCTGCGCTTTCCCACAGACGGGTCTACTCCTTTGTCCACACCACAGTCCAAGAGTACTTTGCTGCTCTCTATATTTTTGTATCCTACCACAATGAGAAACGGAACATGATGACATCCAACACGTTTGGACGGCTCTGGGAGATCTTTTCAAAACCCACCTTCTTTCAGATTTGTAAAAGTGCTTGCAGCGAGGTGGTTCTGAGTCACACTGGCCACTTGGACCTGTTTCTTCAATTTCTCTGTGGGTTGGGAAGGAGAAGGATTCAGACGTGCCTGCAAGGTCTCCTACTAACCCATATAGAGGAGCAGAAAGATGACCTACAGAACATCATAAGCTACATGAAGAAGCTGCTGCAGACAGACATCCCTCCGGAGAGGTGCATCAATCTGTTCCACTGTCTGAATGAGTTGAATGACAAGTCAGTAGTGAAGGAGATCAATGAATCCCTTCACCGTGGAGTGCTGTCCTCCAAAAAACTGTCGCTAGCTGATTATTCGGCGTTGGCCTTTGTTCTGAAAATGTCAGATATGGACAGGGAAGAATTCGATTTATCCAAATACAGAACATCACCAGATGGTTTGAAAAGACTACTACCAGTTGTTAAATTCTTTGAAAAAATAGT GTTAATGGGCAGTGTCATGGATGAGGAAATGATTGATTCTATTAGTGCTCTGCTGCTCTCCAGTAAAAACCAAGTCAAGGAGTTATG CTTGACAAATAACGCACTGGGAGATACAGGTCTCAAAAAGTTGGCTGCTGCACTAATGAGCTCAAGCTGCAGACTGGTGACACTGCT CCTGTGTAGAAATGCTCTCACAGACCAGTGTGGCGAAGATCTTATCTCCATTTTAAGAACAAATCGGATTCTGAAAGAGTTAGACCTGAAATACAACCAGCTAAAAGACACAGGGGTGAAGCAGCTTTGTGTTGCACTGCAGGACTCTGACTGTGAGATCGAGACACTGGG GTTGTGGGGCAATGAGTTCACACACTGCTGCTGTGAAGAACTGGTCCTGGCCCTTAGAACCAACCAGTCATTGAGAAGCCTGGATCTCGGGTGCAATAATATTGGTGACTTGGGAATGAAACTGCTGTGCACAGCGATTAAGCATGATGGTTGTAAAATAGAGAAATTAAG ACTACACCAGACTGGCTTGACAGAAGGCTGCTGTGAGGATCTCACCTCCACTCTCAGAACAAGCCAGAGGTTGACGACATTGGAGCTGGGCTACAACAACCTTGGAGATGTAGGAGTACAGCGACTGTCTACAGCTCTGAAAGATCCCAACTGTAAATTACAAACTCTGGG GCTGTATCGCAACAACCTGACAAGTGCCTGCTGTCCAGATCTTGCAGATGCCCTCACTGCCAGTTCCACACTGACTGAGCTCAACCTGAGCAGCAACAACCTGCAAGATTCAGGACTGAAGTCACTCTTTGCGGCCCTGAGGAATCCACACTGTACAATACAGGAAATAAA GTGCTGGTCGCTGTTACAAGAGGGATTTAttgagattacctga
- the LOC137375179 gene encoding NLR family CARD domain-containing protein 3-like isoform X1 yields the protein MAMGRNQMIGMTVKAETGSSIISPVIENSNVSSMPITINVDTICKSSQEGRYFRCLALPPSDPTGESCDQLIHYHKKILKEKLEYITDYTSTAGERVCLLERFTELWMTDGECNEFYHEHEVTEIELSSPRHSRSYFKSMKHKDIFRPIHEQRQPRVVITSGIAGIGKTIYVKKFLLDWAMTKAHQEYDFVFVFPFCELNLISEESMSLVQLVQQHYPHMRQLDETYPEASARSLFIFDGLDESRFSLEFENNCVCSDVSKPVPLRSLLTNLIKGNLLRSASIWITTRPSTMKQIPSCYVDRVTEIQGFRDEEKEEYFRRKCQDKQLTEKIITLVRKQSSLWMMCYVPAFCWILTTVLEHVFRSSCAEEFRGDTVTEVYTNFLVVMVTYHHQNRGHGKEKIETCQLLQSDQGAILNLGKLAFQYLRSQIFVFYEEDFKSFNIDISSICGGFCREYCIKYSALSHRRVYSFVHTTVQEYFAALYIFVSYHNEKRNMMTSNTFGRLWEIFSKPTFFQICKSACSEVVLSHTGHLDLFLQFLCGLGRRRIQTCLQGLLLTHIEEQKDDLQNIISYMKKLLQTDIPPERCINLFHCLNELNDKSVVKEINESLHRGVLSSKKLSLADYSALAFVLKMSDMDREEFDLSKYRTSPDGLKRLLPVVKFFEKIVLMGSVMDEEMIDSISALLLSSKNQVKELCLTNNALGDTGLKKLAAALMSSSCRLVTLLLCRNALTDQCGEDLISILRTNRILKELDLKYNQLKDTGVKQLCVALQDSDCEIETLGLWGNEFTHCCCEELVLALRTNQSLRSLDLGCNNIGDLGMKLLCTAIKHDGCKIEKLRLHQTGLTEGCCEDLTSTLRTSQRLTTLELGYNNLGDVGVQRLSTALKDPNCKLQTLGLYRNNLTSACCPDLADALTASSTLTELNLSSNNLQDSGLKSLFAALRNPHCTIQEINLKHNSLTAACCKDILSVLRVTHTLRELNLCSNMLGGSTNKLKRFAQQSNCSLHL from the exons GTAGATATTTTCGCTGCTTGGCTTTGCCCCCATCTGACCCAACTG gagagtcatgtgatcaACTTATACACTATCATAAAAAGATCCTGAAGGAAAAACTGGAATATATTACAGATTACACATCTACTGCAGGGGAACGCGTCTGTCTTCTTGAGAGGTTCACTGAGCTTTGGATGACTGATGGTGAATGCAATGAGTTTTACCATGAGCACGAGGTAACAGAGATTGAATTATCCTCACCCAGACACAGCAGGTCATATTTTAAATCTATGAAGCACAAAGACATTTTTAGACCTATACACGAGCAACGGCAACCAAGAGTTGTTATTACCAGTGGGATCGCAGGGATCGGGAAGACGATCtatgtaaagaagttcctccttgaCTGGGCAATGACAAAAGCACACCAGGAGTATGATTTTGTGTTTGTCTTTCCATTCTGTGAGCTCAATCTAATTTCTGAGGAGAGCATGAGCCTTGTGCAGCTGGTACAGCAACATTACCCGCACATGAGGCAACTGGACGAGACTTACCCAGAGGCTTCTGCCCGCTCCCTGTTTATTTTTGATGGGCTGGATGAAAGTCGTTTTTCCTTGGAGTTTGAAAACAACTGTGTGTGTTCTGATGTAAGCAAGCCTGTGCCTCTCCGATCATTATTGACAAATCTCATCAAAGGCAACCTCCTTCGATCAGCATCTATTTGGATAACAACACGCCCATCAACAATGAAGCAAATCCCATCCTGCTACGTGGACAGAGTGACAGAAATACAGGGATTCCGAGATGAAGAAAAGGAAGAATATTTCAGGAGGAAATGCCAGGATAAACAACTGACAGAGAAAATCATAACACTGGTGAGGAAGCAAAGTAGCCTTTGGATGATGTGCTATGTGCCTGCTTTTTGCTGGATTCTCACCACTGTTTTGGAACATGTCTTCAGGTCATCGTGTGCTGAAGAATTTAGAGGTGACACAGTAACTGAGGTTTATACCAACTTTCTGGTTGTCATGGTGACATACCACCACCAGAACCGTGGTCATGGAAAGGAAAAGATTGAGACCTGCCAGTTACTGCAGTCAGATCAGGGGGCCATACTCAATCTGGGCAAGCTCGCATTCCAGTATCTGAGGTCTCAAATCTTTGTCTTTTATGAGGAGGATTTTAAATCTTTCAATATTGACATCTCATCTATCTGTGGTGGCTTCTGTAGAGAATATTGCATCAAGTACTCTGCGCTTTCCCACAGACGGGTCTACTCCTTTGTCCACACCACAGTCCAAGAGTACTTTGCTGCTCTCTATATTTTTGTATCCTACCACAATGAGAAACGGAACATGATGACATCCAACACGTTTGGACGGCTCTGGGAGATCTTTTCAAAACCCACCTTCTTTCAGATTTGTAAAAGTGCTTGCAGCGAGGTGGTTCTGAGTCACACTGGCCACTTGGACCTGTTTCTTCAATTTCTCTGTGGGTTGGGAAGGAGAAGGATTCAGACGTGCCTGCAAGGTCTCCTACTAACCCATATAGAGGAGCAGAAAGATGACCTACAGAACATCATAAGCTACATGAAGAAGCTGCTGCAGACAGACATCCCTCCGGAGAGGTGCATCAATCTGTTCCACTGTCTGAATGAGTTGAATGACAAGTCAGTAGTGAAGGAGATCAATGAATCCCTTCACCGTGGAGTGCTGTCCTCCAAAAAACTGTCGCTAGCTGATTATTCGGCGTTGGCCTTTGTTCTGAAAATGTCAGATATGGACAGGGAAGAATTCGATTTATCCAAATACAGAACATCACCAGATGGTTTGAAAAGACTACTACCAGTTGTTAAATTCTTTGAAAAAATAGT GTTAATGGGCAGTGTCATGGATGAGGAAATGATTGATTCTATTAGTGCTCTGCTGCTCTCCAGTAAAAACCAAGTCAAGGAGTTATG CTTGACAAATAACGCACTGGGAGATACAGGTCTCAAAAAGTTGGCTGCTGCACTAATGAGCTCAAGCTGCAGACTGGTGACACTGCT CCTGTGTAGAAATGCTCTCACAGACCAGTGTGGCGAAGATCTTATCTCCATTTTAAGAACAAATCGGATTCTGAAAGAGTTAGACCTGAAATACAACCAGCTAAAAGACACAGGGGTGAAGCAGCTTTGTGTTGCACTGCAGGACTCTGACTGTGAGATCGAGACACTGGG GTTGTGGGGCAATGAGTTCACACACTGCTGCTGTGAAGAACTGGTCCTGGCCCTTAGAACCAACCAGTCATTGAGAAGCCTGGATCTCGGGTGCAATAATATTGGTGACTTGGGAATGAAACTGCTGTGCACAGCGATTAAGCATGATGGTTGTAAAATAGAGAAATTAAG ACTACACCAGACTGGCTTGACAGAAGGCTGCTGTGAGGATCTCACCTCCACTCTCAGAACAAGCCAGAGGTTGACGACATTGGAGCTGGGCTACAACAACCTTGGAGATGTAGGAGTACAGCGACTGTCTACAGCTCTGAAAGATCCCAACTGTAAATTACAAACTCTGGG GCTGTATCGCAACAACCTGACAAGTGCCTGCTGTCCAGATCTTGCAGATGCCCTCACTGCCAGTTCCACACTGACTGAGCTCAACCTGAGCAGCAACAACCTGCAAGATTCAGGACTGAAGTCACTCTTTGCGGCCCTGAGGAATCCACACTGTACAATACAGGAAATAAA CTTAAAGCACAATAGTCTGACTGCTGCTTGTTGTAAGGATATTCTGTCTGTCCTGAGAGTGACCCATACACTCAGAGAGCTGAACCTATGCAGTAACATGCTGGGGGGATCAACAAACAAATTAAAGCGCTTCGCACAACAATCCAACTGCAGTCTGCACCTATAG
- the LOC137375179 gene encoding NLR family CARD domain-containing protein 3-like isoform X3: MAMGRNQMIGMTVKAETGSSIISPVIENSNVSSMPITINVDTICKSSQEGRYFRCLALPPSDPTGESCDQLIHYHKKILKEKLEYITDYTSTAGERVCLLERFTELWMTDGECNEFYHEHEVTEIELSSPRHSRSYFKSMKHKDIFRPIHEQRQPRVVITSGIAGIGKTIYVKKFLLDWAMTKAHQEYDFVFVFPFCELNLISEESMSLVQLVQQHYPHMRQLDETYPEASARSLFIFDGLDESRFSLEFENNCVCSDVSKPVPLRSLLTNLIKGNLLRSASIWITTRPSTMKQIPSCYVDRVTEIQGFRDEEKEEYFRRKCQDKQLTEKIITLVRKQSSLWMMCYVPAFCWILTTVLEHVFRSSCAEEFRGDTVTEVYTNFLVVMVTYHHQNRGHGKEKIETCQLLQSDQGAILNLGKLAFQYLRSQIFVFYEEDFKSFNIDISSICGGFCREYCIKYSALSHRRVYSFVHTTVQEYFAALYIFVSYHNEKRNMMTSNTFGRLWEIFSKPTFFQICKSACSEVVLSHTGHLDLFLQFLCGLGRRRIQTCLQGLLLTHIEEQKDDLQNIISYMKKLLQTDIPPERCINLFHCLNELNDKSVVKEINESLHRGVLSSKKLSLADYSALAFVLKMSDMDREEFDLSKYRTSPDGLKRLLPVVKFFEKIVLMGSVMDEEMIDSISALLLSSKNQVKELCLTNNALGDTGLKKLAAALMSSSCRLVTLLLCRNALTDQCGEDLISILRTNRILKELDLKYNQLKDTGVKQLCVALQDSDCEIETLGLWGNEFTHCCCEELVLALRTNQSLRSLDLGCNNIGDLGMKLLCTAIKHDGCKIEKLRLHQTGLTEGCCEDLTSTLRTSQRLTTLELGYNNLGDVGVQRLSTALKDPNCKLQTLGLKHNSLTAACCKDILSVLRVTHTLRELNLCSNMLGGSTNKLKRFAQQSNCSLHL, translated from the exons GTAGATATTTTCGCTGCTTGGCTTTGCCCCCATCTGACCCAACTG gagagtcatgtgatcaACTTATACACTATCATAAAAAGATCCTGAAGGAAAAACTGGAATATATTACAGATTACACATCTACTGCAGGGGAACGCGTCTGTCTTCTTGAGAGGTTCACTGAGCTTTGGATGACTGATGGTGAATGCAATGAGTTTTACCATGAGCACGAGGTAACAGAGATTGAATTATCCTCACCCAGACACAGCAGGTCATATTTTAAATCTATGAAGCACAAAGACATTTTTAGACCTATACACGAGCAACGGCAACCAAGAGTTGTTATTACCAGTGGGATCGCAGGGATCGGGAAGACGATCtatgtaaagaagttcctccttgaCTGGGCAATGACAAAAGCACACCAGGAGTATGATTTTGTGTTTGTCTTTCCATTCTGTGAGCTCAATCTAATTTCTGAGGAGAGCATGAGCCTTGTGCAGCTGGTACAGCAACATTACCCGCACATGAGGCAACTGGACGAGACTTACCCAGAGGCTTCTGCCCGCTCCCTGTTTATTTTTGATGGGCTGGATGAAAGTCGTTTTTCCTTGGAGTTTGAAAACAACTGTGTGTGTTCTGATGTAAGCAAGCCTGTGCCTCTCCGATCATTATTGACAAATCTCATCAAAGGCAACCTCCTTCGATCAGCATCTATTTGGATAACAACACGCCCATCAACAATGAAGCAAATCCCATCCTGCTACGTGGACAGAGTGACAGAAATACAGGGATTCCGAGATGAAGAAAAGGAAGAATATTTCAGGAGGAAATGCCAGGATAAACAACTGACAGAGAAAATCATAACACTGGTGAGGAAGCAAAGTAGCCTTTGGATGATGTGCTATGTGCCTGCTTTTTGCTGGATTCTCACCACTGTTTTGGAACATGTCTTCAGGTCATCGTGTGCTGAAGAATTTAGAGGTGACACAGTAACTGAGGTTTATACCAACTTTCTGGTTGTCATGGTGACATACCACCACCAGAACCGTGGTCATGGAAAGGAAAAGATTGAGACCTGCCAGTTACTGCAGTCAGATCAGGGGGCCATACTCAATCTGGGCAAGCTCGCATTCCAGTATCTGAGGTCTCAAATCTTTGTCTTTTATGAGGAGGATTTTAAATCTTTCAATATTGACATCTCATCTATCTGTGGTGGCTTCTGTAGAGAATATTGCATCAAGTACTCTGCGCTTTCCCACAGACGGGTCTACTCCTTTGTCCACACCACAGTCCAAGAGTACTTTGCTGCTCTCTATATTTTTGTATCCTACCACAATGAGAAACGGAACATGATGACATCCAACACGTTTGGACGGCTCTGGGAGATCTTTTCAAAACCCACCTTCTTTCAGATTTGTAAAAGTGCTTGCAGCGAGGTGGTTCTGAGTCACACTGGCCACTTGGACCTGTTTCTTCAATTTCTCTGTGGGTTGGGAAGGAGAAGGATTCAGACGTGCCTGCAAGGTCTCCTACTAACCCATATAGAGGAGCAGAAAGATGACCTACAGAACATCATAAGCTACATGAAGAAGCTGCTGCAGACAGACATCCCTCCGGAGAGGTGCATCAATCTGTTCCACTGTCTGAATGAGTTGAATGACAAGTCAGTAGTGAAGGAGATCAATGAATCCCTTCACCGTGGAGTGCTGTCCTCCAAAAAACTGTCGCTAGCTGATTATTCGGCGTTGGCCTTTGTTCTGAAAATGTCAGATATGGACAGGGAAGAATTCGATTTATCCAAATACAGAACATCACCAGATGGTTTGAAAAGACTACTACCAGTTGTTAAATTCTTTGAAAAAATAGT GTTAATGGGCAGTGTCATGGATGAGGAAATGATTGATTCTATTAGTGCTCTGCTGCTCTCCAGTAAAAACCAAGTCAAGGAGTTATG CTTGACAAATAACGCACTGGGAGATACAGGTCTCAAAAAGTTGGCTGCTGCACTAATGAGCTCAAGCTGCAGACTGGTGACACTGCT CCTGTGTAGAAATGCTCTCACAGACCAGTGTGGCGAAGATCTTATCTCCATTTTAAGAACAAATCGGATTCTGAAAGAGTTAGACCTGAAATACAACCAGCTAAAAGACACAGGGGTGAAGCAGCTTTGTGTTGCACTGCAGGACTCTGACTGTGAGATCGAGACACTGGG GTTGTGGGGCAATGAGTTCACACACTGCTGCTGTGAAGAACTGGTCCTGGCCCTTAGAACCAACCAGTCATTGAGAAGCCTGGATCTCGGGTGCAATAATATTGGTGACTTGGGAATGAAACTGCTGTGCACAGCGATTAAGCATGATGGTTGTAAAATAGAGAAATTAAG ACTACACCAGACTGGCTTGACAGAAGGCTGCTGTGAGGATCTCACCTCCACTCTCAGAACAAGCCAGAGGTTGACGACATTGGAGCTGGGCTACAACAACCTTGGAGATGTAGGAGTACAGCGACTGTCTACAGCTCTGAAAGATCCCAACTGTAAATTACAAACTCTGGG CTTAAAGCACAATAGTCTGACTGCTGCTTGTTGTAAGGATATTCTGTCTGTCCTGAGAGTGACCCATACACTCAGAGAGCTGAACCTATGCAGTAACATGCTGGGGGGATCAACAAACAAATTAAAGCGCTTCGCACAACAATCCAACTGCAGTCTGCACCTATAG